The proteins below come from a single Fusarium verticillioides 7600 chromosome 3, whole genome shotgun sequence genomic window:
- a CDS encoding vacuolar fusion protein MON1, whose amino-acid sequence MESDKMIQNPASPTNEDYRPPLPPRPSTSATDTASLQAHATTAITPVEIQTLSFPDGSRGTFPTPGPDSLPSPAEGDHASPNRQESSGSGEADETASIMSFAPTMRPAGDIASLLTGELHKKSPAWKMLRTQSATVLPFEKSRIGANDQFAEFHHEFNPLPEDYDEDVESGILHLWKSKLKHYLILSSAGKPIWSRYGDLSLINSSMGVVQTIISFYEGAMNPLQAFSAGDTRFVILTKGPLYFVAISKLGESDSQIQAQLDALYMQILSTLTLPRLTHIFANRPSADLRKPLEGTEGLLSSLADTFTKGSASALLGSLECLRLRKSQRHAINNTFLKLRTDKLLYGLIVAGGKLVSVIRPRRHSLHPSDLQLIFNMLFESDGIKGGGGENWIPICLPAFNNKGYLYMYVSFFDGTTGDQASSPAAAQGRSSGEEIAMILVSTDRESFFELKQMRDNVAQQLAKNGTLAIIQNATRLGRPKIHEIAPGSQVSHFLYKSRANVQFCMASLEPHFTGLVNRRRLMTVYHELHASIHAKHSHLKVLHAVGDDATSLAWTTPVFEFYCVAGPNVSRATITQGANKIIQWAKREEERLFIIGGGVF is encoded by the coding sequence ATGGAGTCAGATAAAATGATCCAAAACCCAGCGTCTCCCACAAACGAAGATTATCGTCCACCTCTACCGCCTCGGCCGTCAACGAGCGCTACCGACACAGCCTCTCTGCAAGCTCATGCTACCACGGCAATAACTCCTGTTGAAATACAGACGCTCTCTTTTCCTGATGGATCTCGGGGAACATTTCCCACTCCTGGGCCCGACTCACTCCCAAGCCCCGCCGAGGGTGATCATGCTTCCCCAAATCGACAGGAGAGTAGTGGCAGCGGTGAGGCAGACGAGACTGCTAGCATCATGAGTTTTGCACCAACAATGCGACCTGCTGGCGACATCGCAAGTCTACTTACTGGTGAACTACATAAGAAGAGTCCAGCTTGGAAGATGCTGCGAACTCAGTCGGCCACCGTTCTTCCTTTCGAGAAAAGCAGAATAGGCGCAAACGATCAGTTCGCTGAGTTTCACCATGAGTTCAATCCTCTACCAGAGGATTACGACGAAGATGTTGAGTCTGGCATTTTGCATCTCTGGAAGTCGAAACTGAAGCATTATCTGATTCTTTCATCAGCCGGAAAGCCAATTTGGAGCCGCTATGGAGATCTGAGTCTGATAAACTCCTCTATGGGCGTTGTTCAAACCATTATTTCATTCTATGAAGGTGCCATGAATCCCCTCCAGGCCTTTTCTGCTGGGGATACTCGTTTTGTCATCTTGACCAAAGGCCCGCTCTACTTTGTCGCTATTAGCAAGCTGGGCGAAAGCGACTCGCAGATACAGGCACAATTGGATGCGCTATATATGCAAATCTTGTCAACACTAACCTTGCCCAGACTAACTCATATTTTTGCGAACCGACCGTCAGCCGACTTACGAAAGCCTCTCGAAGGGACTGAGGGTCTTCTGTCTTCTCTGGCTGATACGTTCACAAAGGGATCTGCTTCGGCTTTGCTTGGATCTCTGGAATGTCTCCGGCTTCGGAAGTCTCAGCGGCATGCAATCAACAATACTTTCCTGAAATTGCGTACAGACAAGTTGCTGTATGGTCTAATTGTGGCTGGTGGGAAACTTGTCAGCGTCATTCGGCCTCGTCGACATTCACTTCATCCTAGCGACCTGCAACTTATTTTCAACATGCTCTTCGAGAGCGACGGCATCAagggtggtggtggagagAACTGGATCCCCATTTGCCTCCCCgctttcaacaacaaaggTTATCTGTACATGTACGTCAGTTTCTTTGACGGCACTACTGGGGATCAAGCTAGTTCTCCTGCAGCGGCACAAGGGCGCTCgtcaggagaagaaatcGCAATGATTCTCGTAAGCACTGATCGCGAGAGTTTCTTCGAGTTGAAGCAGATGCGGGACAACGTCGCCCAGCAGCTTGCTAAAAACGGGACATTGGCTATTATTCAGAACGCCACCCGTCTCGGTCGACCAAAAATACACGAAATTGCCCCTGGGAGTCAAGTCAGTCACTTCCTTTACAAGTCGCGGGCCAATGTACAATTCTGCATGGCGTCATTGGAGCCGCACTTCACTGGTCTAGTTAATCGCAGGAGATTGATGACGGTGTACCATGAGCTTCATGCATCCATTCACGCCAAACATTCACATCTCAAAGTTCTGCACGCTGTCGGAGATGATGCAACTTCACTGGCCTGGACCACACCTGTGTTTGAGTTTTACTGTGTTGCTGGACCTAATGTGTCGAGAGCGACCATTACACAAGGAGCGAACAAGATTATCCAGTGGGCcaaaagggaagaagaacgcCTTTTCATCATTGGCGGTGGTGTATTCTGA
- a CDS encoding hypothetical protein (At least one base has a quality score < 10) has protein sequence MVSFSCEACGDVLTKKKLDPHRNRCRGATFTCIDCMVYFPGVQYRSHTSCMTEDQKYQGALYKDKKNKKQKHSHPNDNQQHYTQDQAMTEVQTLPNNTGNMSHYAYVEDVPEDQFGWAEYEESSDDESPNGPPPEAPTPPSAAPEPHVDVFEFLVGTGQTPNASNMNLDAEPGNSLVRYEPKDKGDEYGFVDDDDEPAVEYGSGPVPAAEFVTPASKSERRKSRTSTEKKDKKRKRLHIDVPSDQVMTDAPPVLHSGLTGGINRMMRPVFPPSPDYSGGDAPEISPASPLKKSKHSKHSKHSKHASTGHSLFGMIAGSKPKSKSKTKTKSSSKTKKSSSSSKKSHKEKKPQQLIEYRPQSKDGKTDPSAGQVVLYKPRADVFLSFVDKGPESEKGVSLNRVLKRFHREREATGSELGKGKEEKELWRSLRLRQNEQGEIVLFSVE, from the exons atggtttctttttcatgTGAG GCCTGCGGCGACGTTCttaccaagaagaagcttgatccTCATCGTAACCGCTGTCGCGGCGCTACCTTCACCTGCATTGATTGTATGGTGTATTTCCCTGGCGTCCAATACCGATCACATACC AGTTGTATGACCGAAGATCAGAAGTACCAAGGTGCGCTCTataaggacaagaagaacaagaaacagaaacacAGCCACCCCAACGATAACCAGCAACATTACACCCAAGACCAAGCCATGACTGAAGTTCAAACTCTCCCCAACAACACTGGTAACATGAGCCACTACGCCTACGTTGAAGACGTCCCTGAGGATCAGTTCGGCTGGGCCGAGTACGAAGAAAGCAGTGACGATGAATCGCCAAACGGCCCGCCCCCAGAGGCTCCTACgcctccttctgctgccCCGGAGCCACATGTGGATGTATTTGAATTCCTCGTTGGAACTGGACAAACACCTAATGCTTCCAACATGAATCTCGACGCGGAGCCAGGCAACTCACTGGTACGATACGAacccaaggacaagggcGACGAATACGGCTtcgtggatgatgacgatgaaccTGCAGTCGAATATGGAAGTGGCCCCGTGCCAGCCGCCGAATTTGTTACACCCGCTTCAAAATCCGAAAGACGCAAAAGCCGGACCAGCACtgagaagaaagacaagaagcgcaagcgaTTACATATCGATGTTCCTAGTGACCAAGTTATGACGGATGCCCCACCGGTTCTTCACTCAGGACTCACTGGCGGCATCAACCGAATGATGCGTCCTGTATTCCCCCCGTCCCCTGATTACTCTGGCGGTGACGCTCCGGAAATTTCCCCCGCGAGCCCtctgaagaagtcaaagcaCTCTAAACATTCTAAGCACTCGAAGCATGCCTCTACTGGTCATAGCCTCTTTGGCATGATTGCCGGCAGcaagcccaagtccaagtccaagacgaAAACCAAGTCGtcaagcaagaccaagaagagttcttcctcttccaagaAGTCCcataaagagaagaagcctcagCAGCTCATCGAGTATCGCCCTCagagcaaagatggcaaaaCAGACCCCAGCGCTGGACAAGTCGTCCTCTACAAGCCTCGAGCCGATGTCTTCCTCAGCTTTGTCGACAAGGGTcctgagagtgagaagggCGTCAGCTTAAACAGGGTTCTAAAGCGTTTCCACCGAGAACGTGAGGCTACTGGCAGCGAGTTGGGTAAGggcaaggaagagaaagaactCTGGAGATCCCTCCGACTTCGACAGAATGAACAAGGAGAGATCGTCCTGTTCTCTGTTGAGTGA
- a CDS encoding hypothetical protein (At least one base has a quality score < 10): MVYFPGVQYRSHTSCMTEDQKYQGALYKDKKNKKQKHSHPNDNQQHYTQDQAMTEVQTLPNNTGNMSHYAYVEDVPEDQFGWAEYEESSDDESPNGPPPEAPTPPSAAPEPHVDVFEFLVGTGQTPNASNMNLDAEPGNSLVRYEPKDKGDEYGFVDDDDEPAVEYGSGPVPAAEFVTPASKSERRKSRTSTEKKDKKRKRLHIDVPSDQVMTDAPPVLHSGLTGGINRMMRPVFPPSPDYSGGDAPEISPASPLKKSKHSKHSKHSKHASTGHSLFGMIAGSKPKSKSKTKTKSSSKTKKSSSSSKKSHKEKKPQQLIEYRPQSKDGKTDPSAGQVVLYKPRADVFLSFVDKGPESEKGVSLNRVLKRFHREREATGSELGKGKEEKELWRSLRLRQNEQGEIVLFSVE; encoded by the exons ATGGTGTATTTCCCTGGCGTCCAATACCGATCACATACC AGTTGTATGACCGAAGATCAGAAGTACCAAGGTGCGCTCTataaggacaagaagaacaagaaacagaaacacAGCCACCCCAACGATAACCAGCAACATTACACCCAAGACCAAGCCATGACTGAAGTTCAAACTCTCCCCAACAACACTGGTAACATGAGCCACTACGCCTACGTTGAAGACGTCCCTGAGGATCAGTTCGGCTGGGCCGAGTACGAAGAAAGCAGTGACGATGAATCGCCAAACGGCCCGCCCCCAGAGGCTCCTACgcctccttctgctgccCCGGAGCCACATGTGGATGTATTTGAATTCCTCGTTGGAACTGGACAAACACCTAATGCTTCCAACATGAATCTCGACGCGGAGCCAGGCAACTCACTGGTACGATACGAacccaaggacaagggcGACGAATACGGCTtcgtggatgatgacgatgaaccTGCAGTCGAATATGGAAGTGGCCCCGTGCCAGCCGCCGAATTTGTTACACCCGCTTCAAAATCCGAAAGACGCAAAAGCCGGACCAGCACtgagaagaaagacaagaagcgcaagcgaTTACATATCGATGTTCCTAGTGACCAAGTTATGACGGATGCCCCACCGGTTCTTCACTCAGGACTCACTGGCGGCATCAACCGAATGATGCGTCCTGTATTCCCCCCGTCCCCTGATTACTCTGGCGGTGACGCTCCGGAAATTTCCCCCGCGAGCCCtctgaagaagtcaaagcaCTCTAAACATTCTAAGCACTCGAAGCATGCCTCTACTGGTCATAGCCTCTTTGGCATGATTGCCGGCAGcaagcccaagtccaagtccaagacgaAAACCAAGTCGtcaagcaagaccaagaagagttcttcctcttccaagaAGTCCcataaagagaagaagcctcagCAGCTCATCGAGTATCGCCCTCagagcaaagatggcaaaaCAGACCCCAGCGCTGGACAAGTCGTCCTCTACAAGCCTCGAGCCGATGTCTTCCTCAGCTTTGTCGACAAGGGTcctgagagtgagaagggCGTCAGCTTAAACAGGGTTCTAAAGCGTTTCCACCGAGAACGTGAGGCTACTGGCAGCGAGTTGGGTAAGggcaaggaagagaaagaactCTGGAGATCCCTCCGACTTCGACAGAATGAACAAGGAGAGATCGTCCTGTTCTCTGTTGAGTGA
- a CDS encoding small nuclear ribonucleoprotein B and B', with protein sequence MAALIKAANAKIRSNPVTDYVCSTHFWGPVSNFGIPLAAIMDTQKSPELISGQMTGALIIYAGTFMRYSLAVTPKNYLLFACHFVNAGAQLTQGYRYLNYHYWGGKENMPKEQLAQAAEAAKGKVEKATAKVQNAVSK encoded by the exons ATGGCTGCTCTGATCAAGGCTGCGAACGCCAAAATCCGGTCAAACCCGGTGACTGACTATGTCTGCTCAACCC ACTTTTGGGGCCCTGTATCCAACTTTGGTATCCCTCTCGCGGCCATTATGGACACGCAGAAGAGCCCTGAATT GATCTCGGGACAGATGACTGGTGCTCTCATCATCTATGCCGGTACTTTCATGCGATACTCATTGGCTGTCACACCTAAGAACTACCTCCTATTTGCCTGCCACTTTGTCAACGCTGGTGCCCAGCTCACCCAAGGATACCGATACCTCAACTACCATTACTGGGGCGGAAAGGAGAACATGCCCAAGGAGCAGCTGGCACAGGCTGccgaggctgccaagggaaaggttgagaaggccacGGCGAAGGTCCAGAATGCCGTCAGCAAATAA